The proteins below come from a single Neospora caninum Liverpool complete genome, chromosome IX genomic window:
- a CDS encoding 60s ribosomal protein L10, related, which yields MGRRPARCYRYCKNKPYPKSRFCRGVPDAKIRIYDAGRKRADVDEFPGVAHLVSDEYEQISSEALEAARVCANKYMIKNCGKDNFHLRIRVHPFHVLRINKMLSCAGADRLQTGMRGAFGKPMGLVARVDIGQILMSIRTREASVATAVTALRRAAFKFPGRQKVFVSNKWGFTKFTKVEYKKWQAEGRIVSDGVGAKWISTKGPLANTFPSAADITIPVA from the exons ATGGGGCGCCGTCCTGCACGTTGCTACCGGTACTGCAAGAACAAGCCGTACCCGAAGTCGCGGTTCTGCCGCGGTGTTCCGGATGCCAAGATCAGAATCTACGACGCGGGACGAAAGAGAGCAGATGTCGACGAATTCCCTGGTGTCGCTCACCTCGTCTCCGACGAGTACGAACAGATTTCCTCAGAGGCTCTGGAGGCTGCTCGCGTTTGCGCGAACAAG TACATGATCAAGAACTGCGGTAAAGATAACTTCCACCTCCGCATTCGCGTTCACCCCTTCCACGTCCTCCGAATCAACAAAATGCTTTCATGCGCCG gtGCCGATAGACTGCAGACCGGTATGCGTGGCGCGTTCGGAAAGCCAATGGGTTTGGTCGCGCGCGTTGACATCGGCCAAATCCTCATGTCGATTCGCACCAGA GAGGCGAGCGTCGCGACTGCCGTGACTGCgctccgccgcgccgcgtTCAAGTTCCCTGGACGCCAAAAGGTCTTCGTTTCCAACAAGTGGGGCTTCACCAAGTTCACCAAAGTCGAGTACAAAAAGTGGCAAGCTGAGGGCCGCATCGTGTCGGACGGAGTCGGCGCCAAGTGGATCTCCACCAAGGGGCCGCTCGCCAACACCTTCCCCAGCGCCGCCGACATTACGATCCCGGTCGCCTAA
- a CDS encoding putative endonuclease V, protein MAGAASPRKSKGGDAAASQERVGPRQRGVKRDQDDSPEDMVPSTQATSPSSHVSPGNSVSDEKSLAPKRVKRERGPQGEVASHAKAEGKRNLRDALSESEKRTAADKAEKPSGNSKARALVSQAPPKKTAQTTPPTDKDDEKEEHCHDPSAEKGSDDEESREKDTTKTVERAGEKTRTGGEAKKKLKTKGGKAKGGSTDESSDDMQKDGAAKKGGNAAKRAAGKKQAPSLPAEIDELFLKHRALAGKTRKFLGAHISASGGVQNAPLNCLAIGGQAFAFFLKNQRRWDSPPISAESAEGFKAEVAKLKLDGPQHVLPHGSYLINLANPGKFVHGHLRVPVSRPRSLVNILTADRDVTGPAPQTSIGKQAASACARPRRVVGFFRRVNEQYVPFSVLHQIRRNGKCRTPRFLTTYRGASRLEFIDTSSIQESLNKAIAATKSVTILLENMAGQKNVLCSEFEDLRDIIALVDKKDRIGVCLDTCHLFSAGHDIRTEEKFEAVMKKFDSIVGMKYLKAMHINDSKAPLGSGLDRHEHIGKGTLGLAPFKFIMQHPTWFKDMPLVLETPEVDDNGPKLWRKETEMMYKFTEE, encoded by the exons ATGGCAGGCGCAGCATccccgagaaaaagcaaaggagGCGACGCTGCTGCGTCCCAAGAGCGCGTCG GGCCTCGGCAGCGCGGCGTAAAGCGCGACCAGGACGACTCTCCAGAGGATATGGTGCCGAGCACACAGGCTACGAGTCCGAGCTCCCATGTGTCCCCTGGCAACTCGGTGTCGGATGAGAAGTCCCTCGCTCCGAAACGCGTGAAGAGGGAGCGCGGTCCGCAGGGCGAGGTCGCATCGCACGCAAAAGCGGAGGGGAAACGTAACTTGAGGGACGCGCTCTCTGAGTCCGAGAAGCGAACAGCAGCCGACAAAGCGGAGAAACCCTCTGGAAACAGTAAGGCCcgcgctctcgtctctcagGCTccgccgaagaagacggctcAGACGACGCCCCCGACGGACAaggacgacgagaaggaagagcacTGCCACGACCCCAGTGCTGAAAAGGGTAgtgacgacgaagagagccgTGAGAAAGACACGACGAAAACGGTGGAAcgcgcaggagaaaagactCGCACTGGGGGCGAAGCCAAGAAAAAACTCAAGACGAAGGGGGGGAAAGCCAAGGGTGGAAGTACCGACGAGTCAAGCGATGACATGCAGAAGGACGGAGCAGCCAAGAAGGGAGGCAACGCAGCTAAGCGTGCAGCAGGCAAGAAACAAGCACCCAGCTTGCCTGCGGAGATCGACGAACTTTTTCTCAAGCACAGAGCGTTGGcgggaaagacgcggaagTTTCTCGGCGCCCATATCTCGGCTTCTGGGGGTGTTCAGAACGCCCCTTTAAATTGCCTGGCCATTGGAG GACAAgcgttcgcgttcttcctgaAGAATCAGCGCCGCTGGGACTCCCCCCCCATC AGCGCGGAATCGGCGGAGGGTTTCAAAGCCGAAGTGGCCAAGCTGAAGCTCGACGGCCCGCAGCATGTCTTGCCTCACGGATCGTACCTCATCAACTTGGCGAACCCAGGCAAGTTTGTTCACGGGCATCTGCGAGTTCCGGTGTCGAGACCTCGCAGTCTGGTGAACATTCTAACCGCAGACAGGGACGTGACGGGGCCCGCGCCCCAGACCTCTATAGGCAAGCAGGCGGCTTCTGCGTGTGCCCGGCCGAGACGCGTCGTCGGCTTTTTCAGACGCGTGAACGAACAGTATgtgcctttttctgtgctgCATCAGATCCGGCGAAACGGAAAGTGTCGTACACCGCGTTTCTTGACGACCTACAGAGGTGCGAGCAGATTGGAGTTCATCGATACGTCTTCCATCCAG GAAAGCCTCAACAAGGCAATCGCTGCAACCAAGAGTGTGACGATTCTACTAGAAAACATGGCGGGCCAGAAGAACGTACTGTGCAGCGAGTTCGAGGACCTCAGAGACATCATCGCCCTCGTGGACAAGAAAGATCGC ATCGGCGTCTGCCTGGATACGTGCCATCTGTTTTCTGCTG GCCACGATATTCGAACGGAGGAAAAATTTGAAGCTGTGATGAAAAAGTTCGACAGCATCGTCGGCATGAAATATCTGAAAGCCATGCACATCAACGATTCCAAAGCTCCTCTAGGAAGCGGCCTGGACAG GCACGAGCACATCGGCAAGGGCACTCTCGGCCTGGCCCCGTTCAAGTTCATTATGCAACACCCAACGTGGTTCAAGGACATGCCTCTGGTGCTAGAGACACCGGAAGTCGACGACAACGGTCCCAAACTGtggcggaaagagacagagatgaTGTACAAATTCACTGAAGAGTGA
- a CDS encoding putative DNAJ domain-containing protein → MLPLMGEPESAYGGRLFSPTRRSFRTPSGGFLIFAQRGVCAAQGGGSSGEATDLRQASGSLAENQQQGPSEEEAGQPCTRCEAAPTRKYQIFCENCGDVLVPQYGDAGKADFSYFDFLQMAPTFDIDRAALDTKYKQFEKRLHPDKHVLANQTRVDEGLEADRVTDSDLLREVFELNEALEMVTSRAELEEFKRRVDALLDEDERDLSSRFRDKDFDGIRSLIHRYQMHAKLQESIKDWSPPE, encoded by the exons ATGCTTCCACTCATGGGGGAGCCAGAGTCTGCCTATGGCGGTCGACTGTTTTCTCCGACAAGGCGCTCGTTCCGGACGCCGTCAGGGGGTTTCCTCATCTTCGCCCAGCGGGGAGTTTGTGCGGCACAGGGTGGGGGATCCTCTGGAGAGGCCACGGATCTCAGGCAGGCGAGCGGCAGCCTCGCAGAGAACCAGCAACAGGGGCCgtcagaagaagaggcggggcAACCGTGCACTCGCTGCGAGGCAGCCCCGACGAGAAAATACCAGATTTTTTGCGAA AACTGCGGCGACGTGCTCGTGCCGCAGTATGGAGATGCGGGCAAGGCCGACTTTTCCTACTTCGATTTTCTGCAAAT GGCTCCCACATTCGACATCGATCGCGCTGCGTTGGACACGAAATACAAGCAGTTCGAGAAGCGATTGCATCCCGATAAGCACGTCCTTGCTAACCAG ACGCGCGTGGACGAAGGGCTTGAAGCTGATCGCGTGACCGACAGCGATCTTCTTCGGGAAGTCTTCGAG CTGAACGAAGCGTTGGAAATGGTGACCTCGCGAGCGGAGCTGGAGGAATTTAAAAG GCGAGTGGACGCGCTTCTAGACGAGGATGAGAGGGATCTGTCGAGCCGGTTTCGAGATAAG GATTTCGACGGAATTCGCAGCCTCATACACAGGTATCAAATGCACGCTAAGCTTCAGGAGAGCATTAAGGACTGGAGTCCACCTGAATAG
- a CDS encoding xenopus 14s cohesin smc1 subunit, related: MKRTRAIGSTAAQVPRPEYGENAHQKNLANGSLAGASGNGSSEFQNDGDFLSSVGEAASEPSGPEVTMSDGEEKGTDWKRDDAQNPDHSCPGPGTRRSVSTDGGALFEPSPGTPQQLEQREPEHVSETSGNGGTSDAIVPVEDVVRKGDPQLSLLPVNGRSHPTETSASRRRKDAGENPAPSLMELMEQALESRRSGMPFIGGGIWSKDSIAPPDPFAATLDVGAVFRKGAKIGRLRLRWVVLENFKSYKGTHVIGPLYGSVAVIGPNGAGKSNLTDAICFALGVNAKQLRCSRLVELIHASDSKAQRRSGLDAREEMEGEFHAEDGSRVEEKASAAVTLHFVRGPVPASSPLPERISFTRRINRSGDCSYLLDGVSVPLEDYRGALRRHCGCTVHTLQAMLIFQGHIDALATKSPQGLASLVEEISGSAELAEAYQEAQEAVRDAREEARRLLFRRTQLEQDMKVLKKQKHEADAYEREQQLQKEQQDELFLFRLLATETLRAEEEAAERRAHQKEEEEKEKLDGLLAEAQQADRGRVGALLRVQKAKAALATFSRRGNQLRGAYLAMMERLKFLEKEREAAARQKAIDESQREDLEAFEEALKNQLIHAAQKRRETEAQLEAEKEKESQALLPENRKLLETLEEEWEELHALQQQRIRNHQEQLKALRNSLDLLQREEREMQRTVETVRDLHGEAATKAAEVAESLQRLLAQAQDAKENLDDLRNLATTSQAQRESLLRLQEELHDRLSQERSLQMDVRRVHHEREVCRQLQKHVSHACVHGSALDCCRPANKRLTLAVAAAMGAKASSVIVDSQAVAVKCIEYLKTARLGTCEFLPVETLRQKQLKGRPEDAFDDEEGALLPPPSTDSLPPGCRWAVDCVSFEDRFRPVYEFLLSDCVVVPSLAVAQELKFGRGSAGAALHRYRFVTLDGEKLQRGGVISFDLGGLTGRLAARWEAQQQDRLVERVEKVKEQLRTLENAETTTVERLQQRTAHFNLLHRQCVQLQAKARVWEEQAEEKQKKLTRVQAQLQALREREAARKQEITAKQQDLDEIHASLLQQQQRHFARLDEAVGRAHVHLEQRRRRQRVEALKTELASLHAQESQLLAEQADCSDRLGQLQRAAQTAEAARGTDGEADEKRLLTQLALTERDVEEAEKRREEAAAAAREAQQDLQTQEKNVQKIRERVEASQQERKRLSREAEAALGRQRQQTVETMQILKQADQQGLRLPLARGSWRSVRAWIYGEDDAERTASGEGDECRSEDAANPEDDCGQGGTAPTTTTGRRHEMRSDDSSDGEDKAEEGDREGRWSGSDGLADEKLFAIDFSKLAAEKREFISQHKHTPARLLEAVATQEAELRRRAARLRALCPNLKVGEKEKKTHEQLETVEEQIEKVQREGRAASSRLAQLQRERSDRFLACFHHCKIAVDFFFRELTAVGVGDDETPDAGARRAFERLGGRAYLDLEGSAGGSAEDEVFFRGVALLCMPPGKRLLPLHLLSGGERLVAALALVLALLSFTPHVPFLLFDEVDAPLDAHRRQALARLLKLLPRHAGLQVLFISLKDKMFSSADLLVGVAKAPPLGVSRCFFLDLLPYRLRPSLSRSRATSNAQDDRAASTESRDHGDELERLHAFAKETKGARALDGWHEA, translated from the exons ATGAAACGCACTCGCGCCATCGGGTCCACCGCAGCGCAAGTGCCTCGGCCCGAGTACGGGGAAAATGCACATCAGAAGAATCTGGCCAACGGTTCACTGGCGGGGGCTTCAGGCAACGGCTCGAGCGAGTTCCAGAACGATGGCGACTTTCTGTCTTCCGTTGGAGAGGCGGCTTCAGAACCTTCTGGGCCGGAAGTGACAATGTCCGACGGTGAAGAAAAGGGTACGGACTGGAAACGCGACGACGCACAGAATCCTGATCACTCCTGCCCGGGACCGGGCACTCGGCGCAGTGTATCGACAGACGGAGGCGCCCTCTTCGAGCCTTCCCCGGGTACACCGCAGCAGCTGGAGCAACGCGAACCTGAACACGTTTCAGAGACCAGTGGTAATGGCGGAACGAGCGACGCGATCGTTCCTGTTGAAGACGTGGTGCGGAAGGGGGATCCCCAGTTAAGTCTTTTACCAGTTAACGGCAGAAGCCACCCGACGGAAACCAGCGCTTCCCGCCGGCGGAAAGATGCAGGTGAAAATCCCGCGCCGAGTCTAATGGAGCTTATGGAGCAAGCTCTCGAAAGCCGCAGAAGCGGAATGCCATTTATTGGCGGAGGAATTTGGTCCAAAGACAGCATTGCCCCCCCTGACCCGTTTGCGGCGACACTCGATGTCGGCGCCGTGTTCCGGAAAGGGGCCAAGATTGGGCGTCTTCGGCTTCGCTGGGTTGTCCTTGAAAATTTCAAGAGCTACAAAGGCACCCATGTGATCGGTCCGCTGTATGGATCCGTTGCTGTCATCGGCCCCAACGGCGCAG GCAAGAGCAACCTAACAGATGCAATCTGCTTCGCGTTGGGCGTGAACGCCAAACAGCTCCGCTGCAGTCGCCTTGTCGAGCTTATCCACGCAAGCGACTCCAAGGCCCAGCGTCGTTCTGGTTtggacgcgcgagaggagatgGAAGGCGAATTTCACGCGGAAGACGGTTCACGTGTGGAAGAAAAAGC GAGTGCAGCTGTCACTCTGCATTTCGTGCGCGGTCCCGTGCCGgcgtcctctcccctcccAGAGCGAATTTCGTTCACTCGGCGCATCAACCGCTCTGGCGACTGCAGCTACCTTCTAGACGGCGTCTCAGTCCCGCTCGAAGACTACCGGGGGGCGCTCCGGAGACACTGTGGCTGcactgtacatacactccaGGCGATGCTCATCTTTCAGGGGCACATCGACGCGCTGGCCACAAAGAGTCCCCAAGGCCTCGCCAGTCTTGTTGAAGAAATCTCGGGCAG tgccgAACTGGCGGAGGCCTACCAAGAGGCCCAGGAGGCGGTCCGCGACgcccgcgaggaagcgcggcgcctgctgtTTCGCCGGACGCAGTTGGAGCAGGACATGAAAGTTCTGAAGAAACAAAAGCACGAGGCGGATGCGTATGAGAGAGAGCAGCAACTGCAG AAGGAACAGCAAGACgagctctttctctttcgcctcctcgccacCGAGACGCTGCGggctgaagaggaagcggccGAGCGACGTGCCCaccagaaggaagaagaagaaaaggagaagctCGACGGGCTCCTCGCCGAGGCGCAGCAGGCCGACCGGGGCCGCGTCGGTgcgctgcttcgcgttcAGAAAGCCAAGGCGGCCCTGGCGACGTTTTCGCGGCGTGGCAACCAGTTG CGAGGCGCGTACTTGGCGATGATGGAGCGGCTGAAGTTTCtggagaaagaacgcgaagCAGCTGCTCGACAGAAGGCGATTGACGAGTCTCAGCGTGAAGACTTGGAGGCGTTTGAGGAGGCGCTCAAGAACCAACTGATACAcgcggcgcagaagagacgcgaaacggaggcgcagctcgaggccgagaaggagaaggagtCCCAGGCGCTGCTGCCCGAGAACCGGAAACTCCTCGAGACACTGGAGGAAGAATGGgaagaactgcatgcgctccaaCAGCAGAGAATCCGAAACCACCAAGAGCAACTCAAGGCGCTTCGGAACTCACTCGACCTG ctgcagcgcgaggagcgcgagatGCAGCGTACCGTTGAGACAGTGCGCGATCTGCACGGGGAGGCTGCGACAAAGGCCGCCGAGGTGGCCGAGTCTCTCCAGCGGCTTCTCGCCCAGGCCCaggacgcgaaggagaacCTCGACGACCTCCGCAATCTCGCCACA ACGAGTCAGGCGCAGCGGGagtcgctgctgcgcctgcagGAGGAGTTGCACGACCGGTTGTCACAGGAGCGGAGTTTGCAGATGGACGTGCGCCGCGTGCACCACGAGCGGGAGGTCTGTAGGCAGCTGCAGAAGCACGtctcgcatgcatgcgtccaCGGCTCGGCTCTCGACTGCTGTCGACCCGCCAACAAACGGCTgacgctcgccgtcgcggcggcgATGGGCGCAAAGGCCAGCAGCGTCATCGTGGACTCGCAAGCAGTCGCTGTG aaaTGCATCGAGTATTTGAAGACGGCGCGACTTGGGACTTGCGAGTTCCTCCCCGTCGAGACACTGCGGCAGAAACAGCTGAAGGGGCGACCAGAGGACGCGTttgacgacgaggaaggcgcgcttctcccgccgccCTCGACAGACAGCTTGCCGCCGGGCTGTCGCTGGGCGGTCGAttgcgtctccttcgaaGATCGGTTTCGTCCAGTCTACGAG tttcttctctccgactGCGTCGTCGTTCCGTCGCTGGCCGTCGCGCAGGAGCTGAAGTTCGGGCGCGGCtcggcaggcgccgcgctGCACAGATATCGCTTCGTCACgctcgacggcgagaaactcCAACGCGGCGGCGTCATCTCCTTCGACCTCGGTGGCCTCAccgggcgcctcgccgcgcggTGGGAAGCGCAGCAGCAGGACCGCCTCGTCGAGCGCGTCGAGAAGGTGAAGGAGCAGTTGCGGACGCTCGAAAACGCCGAG ACGACGACGGTGGAGCGTCTCCAGCAGCGCACGGCGCACTTCAACCTTCTGCACAGGCAGTGCGTCCAGctgcaggcgaaggcgcgcgtcTGGGAAGAGCAGGctgaggaaaaacagaaaaagctgACCCGCGTGCAGGCGCAGCTCCAGGCCCTccgcgaacgcgaggcggCTCGGAAGCAGGAAATCACAGCCAAACAACAAGACCTCGACGAG ATTCACGCGAGTTTGCTCCAGCAGCAACAGCGCCACTTTGCGCGTCTCGACGAGGCGGTCGGGCGCGCGCACGTGCACCTCGAGcagcggcgtcggcggcagCGCGTGGAGGCTCTCAAGACCgagctcgcctcgctgcatgcgcaggagAGTCAACTGCTTGCAGAGCAGGCGGACTGCAGCGACCGTCTGGGGCAGCTCCAGCGGGCGGCGCAGACGGCGGAGGCTGCGCGCGGGACGGACGGCGAAGCGGATGAGAAGCGTCTGCTGACGCAGCTAGCGCTCACGGAGCGCGAcgtcgaggaggcagaaaaaaggcgcgaggaggcagccgccgccgcccgcGAGGCGCAGCAGGATCTGCAAacgcaggagaaaaacgtgCAAAAG ATTCGGGAGCGCGTGGAGGCGAGCCAGCAGGAGCGGAAGCGTCtctcgagagaggcggaggcggcgttgggaaggcagagacagcagacggtCGAGACCATGCAGATTTTGAAGCAGGCAGATCAGCAAGGTCTGCGTTTGCCTCTGGCCCGCGGTTCGTGGCGGAGCGTCCGGGCGTGGATTTACGGCGAAGATGACGCCGAGCGGAcagcgagcggcgagggagacgaatgtcgaagcgaagacgcggcaaACCCCGAGGACGACTGCGGACAGGGGGGAACGGCGCCAACGACGACGACTGGGAGGAGGCATGAGATGAGAAGCGACGATTCttcagacggagaagacaaggcagaggaaggagatcGCGAGGGCAGGTGGAGCGGCTCAGACGGACTCGCTGACGAGAAGTTGTTTGCCATCGATTTCTCGAAACTCgcagcggagaaacgcgaa TTCATTTCCCagcacaaacacacacctGCGCGGTTGCTCGAGGCGGTGGCCACACAGGAGGCAGAGCTGCGGCGGCGTGCGGCACGTCTCCGCGCGTTGTGCCCGAATTTGAAGgtgggcgagaaggagaagaagacgcacgagCAGCTGGAGACGGTTGAGGAGCAGATCGAGAAGGTCCAGCGCGAGGGGCGGGCGGCGTCCAGTCGCCTGGCCCAGTTGCAGCGCGAGCGGAGCGACCGGTTTCTCGCCTGTTTCCATCACTGCAAGATTGCGGTGGACTTCTTCTTTCGAGAACTGACTGCTGTCGGCgtcggagacgacgagacgCCGGACGccggcgcgagacgcgccttcgAGCGGCTCGGCGGAAGAGCGTACCTCGACCTCGAGGGCTCCGCCGGAGGCAGCGCCGAAGACGAAGTCTTCTTCCG GGGCGTGGCGCTGTTGTGCATGCCTCCTGGGAAGCGCTTGCTGCCTCTGCATCTCTTGAGTGGCGGCGAGCGGCTCGTGGCCGCTCTGGCTCTggtcctcgcgcttctctccttcactcCGCACGTGCCCTTTCTGCTCTTTGACGAGGTCGACGCGCCGCTGGATGCGCACCGGCGGCAGGCACTCGCACGGCTCTTGAAGCTGCTCCCGAGACATGCTGGACTGCAGGTTCTCTTCATTTCTCTCAAAGACAA GATGTTTTCCTCTGCGGATCTGCTGGTGGGCGTGGCGAAGGCCCCGCCACTGGGCGTCTCGCgatgcttcttcctcgatcTCCTGCCCTACCGTTTgcggccttctctgtcgcgctcGAGGGCCACCTCGAACGCACAAGACGACCGAGCCGCATCCACGGAGAGCCGAGACCACGGAGACGAACTGGaacggctgcatgcgttcgcgaaggaaacaaagggtGCACGCGCTCTGGACGGATGGCACGAGGCCTag